Within Primulina tabacum isolate GXHZ01 chromosome 5, ASM2559414v2, whole genome shotgun sequence, the genomic segment tgatccaaataaaagatctgtctcacaaaatacgacccgtgagaccgtctcacacaagtttatatatatatatatatatatagacacacacatttAAAGGCATGTACTAATATAACAAACTGACCATGGGAGTTGTAACATTTTATATACAAGATGACAACCTATGGAAATTTTATGTATAGCATGTCCGGCGCTTTTTAGAACATTGTATATAATAAACTGACCATGAGAGttgtaatgttaaataaaaaaaatgataacctatgaaaattttatgtattatggattataattgatattattaattttactcTTATAACTATGTTTCAACAACGAGCTTTAGTAATGGTCGAAGtgttcaaaaatattacttctcacacgattaaataataaaaatgcaattaaaatttatttacatCACAAAAACTTCGGataattcattttttaaataCTCATAGCACAGATAAGTATATGCTACCTTTTCACCTGTTTGTAACCTAAAATTggcaaaaataaaaagaaaaatatatcaatatttaataatcttattattagTTACCCATCCCGCCCGATTTTTAGATCCATCTTTGTGCAAAGCTGCTTCCAACTTCTTTAAATAAACTGGTCCGAAGGTGGCAACTGTGGGTACGGACTTCGAGCAttgttcaaaaaaaatttaggcTACTTcatgatcacaaaatatggtGATGATCACACCTACATGTCTACCCAAGTCGGTATAGATCACCACAACCTTGACGTAAACATGATAGCCAGTACACTTTTGGAAATCGTGTGTTGTGATcctgcatatatatatatatatatatatatataaaacaaaaacCAGACATATATAACACATCAATATTTcttaatacaagatttaaaataAGTATTTCACGAGACATGTCCACAAATTAAGGTAGATGGATCCAAATATAGGTTAGTAATTGAGGCAACtttctaaaataataataatatatatgcaTTCTGAATGAAATACTTTAATTTTGTGCGTCATTTCTCCTAACAGGAACATATGGTAATGCATGGGGCCTGCAAAAAAGGGCATAAATACAATAATATTTGGTTGTGTCTGCTTTGTTTGAGACTTGAGGTGGGCAGGCAAAACAAATTATGATAaccaaatttatattattaaaatataagtgAGACATTTTTGGGTCGTATGATGATTTTCTTGACGGGATAACATTATGTTAACCACAAACACAGTTTCTTTGCAGATATTATTTTGTACATAGTTTctttgcatatatatatatatatatatatatatatatatatatataaaatatatgacACAggcttttttttaaatattataaattaaaaaaatcattataaaAATGTTGCAAAATGAAAATGTATACAAAACTAGTACAATCCGCATTTCACTGCACCAGATTCatacttatttttttaaaaaaataaaaaaataaaaaaaagaagaagaaaaaagaagtgGGGCACCATTTCATGTTTTCGTCACTTTAAATAGAAATGCCCCTCTTTCAAACAGCGTGTATTCCCTTTTCAATTCATCTACCGAAAATATTTGTTCCTCGTAATTACGTGTTTTCTCGCATTCTTCCGATTCATATGCGCAAAATCCATTTTTTCTACTTCGACAttgtattaatattatttgttgatttcGTCATCCTTTTCATTTGAAGATATATGAAGATATAATGTTTAATTTCGttgataattttataattatatattaagaagtaatattttttttgtgtaaTATTTTTGATAATACATGTCAGAGACGGATGTATTCTAGGACTGTACTGGGCTGTAGCCCAGCCcacttttttaataatttagcgacggtttttcaaaaaccgtcgctaatatttgcgacggttttagtaAAACCGCCGCCGATGTGGATCGGTGACGGTTTTAATTACACCGTCGCTACTAGTGACGGTTTATTCAAACATTCGCTAATAacagtcgctattagcgactgttttttgaaaaaccgttgctaatagcgacggttgtttcaaaaaccgtcgtacATCAATGTCTTAGTACAATCAAGTCCCGTCCATTTACAAGGATGAGACCAAATTCATCCCATATCCTCTGATCCGCCCCACCTCATTTCTACAAAATTTCTCTCCCAAGTCCCAAGCCCTTTAGCGACAGAATAGAATTGCGGACTCCCGAAGAAATCGAATTGCTCATCGGCAAGGCAACAATTCAGGTAAGAATCGGCTatgcattttttattttgttttttatagcttctctgtgtgtgatttgtggtttcttgattgtttgttattgagttgttgattgactattacttgtttatttgtttaataattattttattcttgtttaggattataaattgaACTATTTCAAAATGCAATATCAATCTGCtgcaaagaaaggaaaaacattGATATCCTCTTTCTTTAAGAAGAGAGATCGTCAAGCTAGTGAAGATACTTCAATTCCTACGGTCCTTACAATGCAACATCAATCCAGTGAAAGTCTTCTATTTCCCAATATCCAAATTCCTTCATGTTCCTCTCCTAGAGACGATCATCAGTCTTCGTCTACTTTTATTGAACGAGATCCGGGAAAAAGAAAACAGATATGTGAATATCATGTTAATATACGAGATGAGATAAGACGTTCATATCTAAATATGGGGCCTTATCAACCAGATATGTTGGAGTATCCAGGTACAAAATTTCGGAGCCAGAATCGTCGTTTTCAGAAAAAAAtggtttcagaaattttattggttggagtattcgccttcaacaaataaggcatattgtttctattgttttcttttcctgAATGATGTTAATTCATTTAATATCTCGGCATTGGTCAATGAAGGATTTGACAATTGGAAAAGGGTAGACCAAGGAAAAACATGTGCTTTTCTTGCCCATATTAGTTCTGCAGCTTCTTCACCTCATACTATGTGTGAgagaagggctgaaaatttgatgAGGCCCTCACAACATATTGATAAAGTGATGCATACACAATCTAAagaggaaaaagagaaaaatcgtCTGCGTTTGAGCACCTCAATTGTAGATGTTCGTTGGCTAGCACTTCAAGGTTGTGCTTTTAGAGGTAACGATGAATCTCTATCTTCATCTAATCgtggaaattttcttgaattggtGAAGGCTTTTGCAAAAATGAATATAGAAATTGATGAAGTTGTGCTTGAGAATGCTCCAAAAAATGCCCAATATATCGCTCCAGAAATTCAGAAAGAGATTTTACATATTATGGCCAATAGAGTACGACAGATGGTTcgtgaagaagttggagataaATACTTCTGTATTCTTGTTGATGAAGCCCGAGATATATCTAAACGAGAGCAAATGGCCATTATATTGAGGTTTGTGAACAATCatgggattttgacagaaagATTTTTTGCCATCAAAAGTGTTAGTGACACTACCtcaatgaatttgaaaaatGAGATATCAAATGTTCTTGTTCATCATGATCTCCATGTTAAGAAAATCAGAGGCCAAGGATATGATGGTGCTAGCAATATGCGTGGAGCGTGGAATGGACTTCAAGcattatttctcaaagattgtcCCTATGCATACTATGTCCACTGTTTTGCTCATCGTTTACAACTGACATTGGTTTCTGCAGCTAAGGATGTTAGTGTTATTTGAGAATTCTTTTCTCATTTGGACAATATTGTTAATATTGTCACTTCTTCTACTAAGCACATTGCTGAATTACATACTGCACAAAGAAATGAAATTGAGTATATGTTGTCAATTGGAGAACGTGATTCTGGAAGTGGTGCAAACCAGATTGATAATTTGCAACGATCAGGAGCTACTCGTTGGAGTTCTCACTATGATTCGGTAAAAAGCTTGATAGGTATGTACACTGCAACTTGCAAAGTTTTTGAAGTTCTCAGTGATTATTCTCCAAATGAAAGAGTTAAGGCTGAAGTTCGGGGGATTTACAGAAACATGGCAAACtttgaatttgtgtttattttgcacttaatgcataaaattatgagaacaaCAGATACTCTTTGTCaaattcttcaaagaaaatctcaaGACATTTTGACTGCTATCACGTTTGTCACTACTACCAAAACTTGCCTTCAAGAATTTAGAGAATGTGGGTGGAATGAATTTCTTCAGGAAGTTAAAGTTTTTTGCTCAAGAAATGAAATTGATGTACCAGACCTTATTTGTCTATATAAGATTGGACGTTCCTGTCGGCAAACTACAATAGAACATCATTACcactttgatgtttttaatgcagCAATAGATTTCATTTTGATGGAGTTAAATACTCGGTTCAATGAGTCATCGGTGGAACTTCTTTCTCTTAGTACAACTTTAGATCCTAAAAATTCATTTGACTCTTTTAACAGTGATGATATTTGCAAGCTTGCGAATAAGTTTTATCCTGGAGATTTCACAGATCAAGAAATTGTTGCTTTGGAGTATGAATTGATACATTATAAACTTGATGTGATGCAGAATTTAAAGGTTTCTACACTTGTTGAGTTGTGTCATCAATTGACCGAGAGTGGACGGTCAAGTTTTTATGTTATGTTGACTAGATTGAttcatcttgttttgacattacCTGTGTCTACTGCCACTACTGAGCGGGCTTTTTCAGCAATGAAGCATGTGAAGACGGCACTTCGCAATAAAATGGAGGATGACTTTCTTGCCGATTGTTTGACACTCTATATTGAACGAGATTTAGCTAAACATATTGATTTAATTCtattattgatgaattttatgttttaaaatctcTTAGGGCACAACTTCGTTGACTGatataatgtaaattttttttaataatatataacttatcATATTGACTTCAAGTCCCCCCAACTTTTATTCCCGGATCCGTCCCTGATACTTGTCATTTATTTCAGATATGAGCACCGTCCGTTGATATTATTACAAGTTCCGCATAATTACGTCTGAGAAGGTAATTAaagtaattttttaaatattttgtttatattatttatattatattaaagtaattataattttgttcactaacattatatgattaagtataatttagttaaatagtatatttttaatattaatcgcgatattaaaaaatagttgaaatattaaaaaaataataaatatgatattgtgatttttgaaatatttcaaggttagtatttttaatataattagcttaatttaatataaaaatgaattaataaTATTGTACTTAATACTAATGAAATTATAAAGTATTTTGTtacgttttttaaaaaaattaaaaatttatatatgaaaTAGTGTTTAGTTACTCTATAACTTTGGTcactttaatataatttatataatattataaagaTGTTTATGTTAATGCAAAGTAATATAAGAAAAAaagtttaatataaataaattatattaatttttattgtcaaattaaTTTGTGTGGTTATATAcaaaacaattttgaaaaatatgtaataaaattgcACCGAGTATTTGGCGAATTCACCAGTATTAAAGGTAATTTCACAGATATGGATACTGTCAGGGTCTTATTTTACGTAGGTGGATATGTCATTATTGAAAATGGTAGGGTTGGATATAGTATCCCCGCGACCAGGCCCATTAAAATCCCTCGCTCTACTACATTTTCTCAAATGGTGAATTATGTGCATCGCAAGCTGGAGATCGACCCAACAAAATTCTGCATCAAATTGTCTACGAAATATTGTTATAGCTCGTTGTCTCGTTACATTGAAGAGTATGTCTATATCACAGATGATGATAATCTACAATTTATGTTTGAGTTGCCGACACTGGATTGCATGTACTTGTATGTTGATTCATCGCTAGTGTTACAGAACGTAAGTGATTACGATTTTGATGCAGTCATGCTAGTAATAACGCAAGGTTTGGGAACATTAGGTTTGAATGAAGCGGGACCTTCTATGTATCACGTCAATGAACAGTCAGCTCAGACCTACTCTGGGATTGACACTGGTCCTTGAGATCACCATATCACGACTCACACTGAAGAAGACTATGCATGGAGGATGAATAGAAAACAAGAATTGGATTTTACCTCAGGGGGTTGGGATCATCATATCACGGTTCCATCAGGAGTTGATGTTGCATGGGGTTCTAGTAGAACAGACCAATTGGATTTAAATTCATGGGCTCCTAAAGAAAATACCAAAAATGtcagacattttgatagttCTGCTGAGGCTGCAAATATTCCCGCCCTAATTACAGAACACATGGATGAGCAAGATGATTTATTTGGGGACAGTTCGCATCATGTCATGAATAGCGATGATGATTTTTATGCTACATCAAGTGACGGAGAAGATGATCATCATGTTGAGAATGCAAATGAAGGAACATCGGCGCGTGTGTTAATGTCTGAAGCAACAATGACAGAGAACATTTTTATTACACCAGAGCAACATTTACGTGAAATTCCCCGATTTTTCAATGAAGTCTACGACGAACAAATTCCAGATTCATATGGTATTCCTTTTTCTTCCCGAACAAACTTTCACAATCCTGAAAGGCCAGAGCTCGGTGTAAAAATGGTTTTTAAGAGCAAAGGTGATTTAATAGCTTCAGTGAAGGATTTTTTGTTTGGGTTTTGAGACGTGAATATATCGTTGCCCAAAGTTCTCCCGACAATTTGGAAGGTCAAATGCAAGAACTGGTCCGAAGGTGGCAACTGTGGGTACGGACTTCGAGAATcgttcaaaaaaaatttaggcTACTTcatgatcacaaaatatggtGATGATCACACCTACATGTCTACCCAAGTCGGTATAGATCACCACAACCTTGACGTAAACATGATAGCCAGTACACTTTTGGGAATCGTGTGTTGTGATCCTGCATACGAGATCAAATATGTGCGAGAAAGTATTAAAGGAAAATATGGGTATGATATATCGTATGATAAGGCATGACAGAGTTTGAAACGCGCGGTGGAGGTAATCTATGGCACATGGAAAAGCTCTATAACTTTGTTTTCTAAATATATGGGAGCTTTGTCGAAGTACAATCCAGGAACTATTGTAGAATGGAAGCATCTTCGACCGTATGACCATCcacataaaattttgaactttgtgTTTTGGGCCATCAAACCATGTGTAGATAGTTTTCGACATTGTCGCAACATAATCAGCGTAGTCGGTACCCATATGTACACCAAATATAAGCACAAACTACTCATAGCAGTAACTTTGGATGCCAATAACCAGGTTTTGCCGCTAGCATTTGCGCTTGTTGATGAAGAGAATTATGAGTCTTGGCATTGGTTCCTCGCTAATGTTGCACGATATGTTACCAGAGGGTGTAATGGTGTGTGCCTTATATCTGATAGACATGCGGGTATAACAAGTGCAGTGCAAGATCTCCCTGATTTCAAGCCTCCTCGTTGTGTTCATCGTTTTTGTTTGAGGCTTGTTTGCTCTAATTTCAACAGTAAGTTCAAAAACATTCACTTGAAAGACTTATGTTGGGAAGCAGGGATACAACACCAAGTAGCAAAATTTAATGCGACAATGGAGTCAATTAGAACAAATAATGCAGCAGCTTTAATCTATTTGTCAAACATTCCAAAAGAAAAATGGTCATTGGCTCATGATGAGGGATGGAGACGAGGGATAATGACGACGAACATGTCTGAGTGTATTAATGTTGTATTGAAAGGGGTTCGACGTCTTCCAATAACTGCAATAGTGGAGCTGACATTACAGTGTTGCGTGCAATACTTCATTCAACGGCGAGCACGATTAATGAGAAGGTGCGCACCTCATTTAAAGAAGGATCCGTGACTTTGTCTTGGATTATTAGAATCCGTGATTgttaattttttaaagaaatttaattgAATCCGGGAATCTGATCCTCGGattgtaatatttttataacactccaaattttgttatattttaatatatactttttaaaataatattatttttaaaataaaccctATGACACACATAAAAGTCCGTCGGTCATTTTTTAGTTTTCTttatatcaatatatatatcaaaattgaaCTCTCACCCCGTTgtagaaaaaataatatattacatcattaattaggattaattataatgttgaaaaatttgattgatCGAGTAATAAAATGATCGATGGAGCTGAAtttgtttgattattttaaataaatcaattgtttttatttaaaatcaaattatatCAAACAAAAGTAGAAAACAACCCAGTCTTTGTATGCTTTCATTTAATTCGATTTAGTTAATTTATGCAAGTTTGAGATGCTTAAAAATTTTATAGGTTCGTTCTTCTCTGAGTATTATTATTACTAGTGTTAGTATTATTATTAGCAGTCTCTGGAGCCAATTTGACTCATTTTACCcattaattttgttttcctAAGAGTTTCAATGGATTCACTTTTagtcaatattttttttcctttaataaaatatatatttgataaGATCGATAGTACAATCgattcaaaaataattatttttatatagaaattggtttaaaaatttatataatataaggatgGACATGTCTTTTCAttctataataataataataataataattaataaataacagATCtattgtgagatgatctcacgaatcattatctgtgagacagatcaaccctactaatattcacaataaaaattaatactcttagaataaaaagtaataatttttcatggacgatcaaaataaaagatctgtatcacaaaatacgatccgtgagaccgtctcacacaagtttttgtcattaatAAATATGTGTATTGTGGAGAGAGAGACGGGACAGCTGTTGACAATTGATGATGAACATGATAATTACAATCCACTGTTGAGCTACGAGCATGACGTCATCCAAAACTTTATTGCCATTTGCCGCTGCTTCGCATGACAGTGACTCcacggttttttttttttctcacaatatttaaatatacttttcgtctcaattatataatatatatctatttttttaataattaatagttTTTTTTACTAATATATCTGTATTTAATGTATATAATTATATTCAATTTTCATTCCCCAATATCATTAAATAAAGTTGTGTTAAGAATTTTACATGTGTAAAACGGATTAAGAcgaaacaaatatatatatatatatatatatatatatatatgtcaagacaaaaactcgtgtgagacggtctcactgttcgtattttgtgagacggatctcttatttgggtcatccatgaaaaattattattttttatgctaaaagtattattttttattgtgaatatcagtaggattgacccgtttcacagataatgattcgtgagaccgtctcacaagagacatagtCATAAATAAAACCCGAGTCGTTTAACCATACTCAATATTTCACAAGAAAGACATTACTGTTTAATTCTTGATTGATCAGCCAAAAGTTTGTATTTGTCCTATAATAATTTTGGGCCTTGCCCGTTTATATAAGTATTCTCTACCTCACCTATATCTACTTGTGTATTTGTCAAACTGGACCTTTTTCCATTGGCAATACATCAATAAACCTAGTCTGATACAATGTCATGTCTTTAAATTTCTCCTGTGAATTTAATGTGATGTAAAAAGACATGTATGGGTATATAATTGATATAAAAGACAATCATAAAACTTTAGACATCAGATTAGTCCCCTCACGCATTCTGATAGAAATGACTGAAATTCCGGAAGACAAAAGAGGCAGCATAAGTATTATATTTCTGCACCAAAAACAATGACATACGAGACGGTCCAGACCACAGAATCTGACTCCATTTTTGGTCCATTCCTTTTAAACTGTAGTTATAGTTATTGCCTTCTTTAGACAATGTATAAAGGAAATTTATTGTGAAAGCAACAGTTGTCGTTCGTGGCTCCCAAATTCTGCTTTTATGGTGAACGGATGAATTAAATGAAGATTACCCTTTTTGTAAAAATTTCATATACACTAACTAGCTAAATATGGTGAAATTAAATATATACTTGTAACCGCACATAAGTTGCAGAGTGGGTCgccaaaaataaagaaagaaatacTGACTTGGACAAGGATGTTTCAAAGCCTGTCATTATTGCATGcaagttttattttttctctAGCTTTtaaatgaaagaataaaacaagGACAGTCTGAGAGGGAAAAAAAAACAGTCTTTTCCGACTATACGTATTTTATATGTGTATTTTATCAATCGATTTGTCTCCAAATTCTCAGAGTTTTTATTCTCATATGGACACAGAAAGGTACCTCTAAAGTGAAACATGTGATGTGATGCGTCTACGCAGAAAACAACGTCAGTGAAGACTGCAGTCTCACCTCAATTCCATTCAAACCATTCGGGAGGCATGGAAATAGACTTCTCAATGAGCACGAATGCAGTTTCGAAAAGGACACCTCGAGATAGGGGCACGGCCACACTCTAAATTTTTAcattatacacacacacacgcgcGAAAATACACACGATAGGCCCCACAGCCCACGAGCATGGGCGATAAGTGGATTCGAAGCCACTGGGTAAATATTATATACAAAGGTCGGATGAAAGATTATACAGTTGTAACCGCATCCAAATTCACCAAGAGGAGAAAAAGATTGTATATTATTAA encodes:
- the LOC142544154 gene encoding uncharacterized protein LOC142544154, whose translation is MQYQSAAKKGKTLISSFFKKRDRQASEDTSIPTVLTMQHQSSESLLFPNIQIPSCSSPRDDHQSSSTFIERDPGKRKQICEYHVNIRDEIRRSYLNMGPYQPDMLEYPGFDNWKRVDQGKTCAFLAHISSAASSPHTMCERRAENLMRPSQHIDKVMHTQSKEEKEKNRLRLSTSIVDVRWLALQGCAFRGNDESLSSSNRGNFLELVKAFAKMNIEIDEVVLENAPKNAQYIAPEIQKEILHIMANRVRQMVREEVGDKYFCILVDEARDISKREQMAIILRFVNNHGILTERFFAIKSVSDTTSMNLKNEISNVLVHHDLHVKKIRGQGYDGASNMRGAWNGLQALFLKDCPYAYYVHCFAHRLQLTLVSAAKDVSVI